The following are from one region of the Salvia splendens isolate huo1 chromosome 2, SspV2, whole genome shotgun sequence genome:
- the LOC121785835 gene encoding putative transcription elongation factor SPT5 homolog 1, with protein sequence MSRRRDEYEDDVEEDDEYDGVDEEDDEADGYDDGGKVKRKRTTSDFIYDEADEDEDEEEDDDDEDYGGGGGARRRGGGGGKRHKGASNFFDLEAQVDSDEEEEEEEGDDDFIDPGADIPDEDDRRLHRRPLLPREDEQEDVEEIERRIQERYARSLNVEYDEEATDVEQQALLPSVRDPKLWMVKCAIGREREVAVCLMQKCIDRGPELQIRSAVALDHLKNFIYIEADKEAHVKEAIKGMRNIFTGKIMLVPIKEMTDVLSVESKAIDISRDTWVRLKIGTYKGDLAKVVDVDNVRQRATVKVIPRIDLQALSNKLEGREVPKKKAFTPPARFMNIDEARELHIRVERRRDPATGDYFEKIEGMMFKDGFLYKNVSLKSLSTQNVQPTFDELEKFRQPGETGDGDMSSLSTLFANRKKGHFMKGDRVIVVKGDLRNLKGWVEKVEEDTVHIKPNEKGLPKTLAISDKDLCKYFEPGNHVKVVSGATEGATGMVVSVEGHVVNLVSDTTKELIRVFADNVVESSEVTSGVTKIGDYELHDLVVLDDNSFGVIIRVESEAFQVLKGVPERPDVALARLREIKYKVDKKIFAKDRYKNTLSVKDVVKILDGPCKGKQGPVEHIYKGVLFIYDRHHLEHAGFICVKSDSCMMVGGSRANGERNGNSLTSKFSHLRTPPRVPHSPMRPPRGGYGGHNNFGGRGGGRGHDALIGATVKIRLGHYKGCKGRVKDVKGTTVRIELESQMKVVAVDRSHISDNVNVTPSRETSRYGMGSETPMHPSRTPLHPYMTPMRDSGVTPYHDGMRTPMRDRAWNPYTPMSPPRDNWEDGNPGSWGTSPQYQPGSPPSRAYEAPTPGSGWTNTPSNNYNEAGTPRDSGSAYANAPSPYLPSTPGGQPPMTPSSAYLPGTPGGQPMTPGSGGLDMMSPVVGADSEGPWFLPGILVNVRRPGDDTTPGVIREVLPDGSSKIALGSSGNGDVVTALPNEIEVVPPRKLDKIKIMGGAHRGATGKLIGIDGTDGIVKVDDTLDVKILDMVSLAKLVQA encoded by the exons ATGTCGCGCCGCAGAGACGAATACGAGGACGACGTCGAAGAAGACGACGAATACGACGGCGTAGACGAAGAGGATGATGAGGCCGACGGATACGATGATGGGGGGAAGGTCAAACGGAAGAGGACTACATCGGATTTCATCTACGACGAAGCGGACGAAGACGAAGATGAagaggaggacgacgacgatGAGGATTatggcggcggaggcggcgccagaagaagaggaggaggaggagggaagCGCCACAAGGGGGCCTCAAATTTTTTCGATTTGGAGGCGCAGGTTGATTcggatgaggaagaggaggaagaggaaggggatGACG ATTTCATTGATCCAGGAGCCGATATACCTGATGAGGATGATAGAAGATTGCATCGTCGTCCGCTGCTTCCACGTGAGGATGAGCAAGAGGATGTTGAGGAGATTGAAAGAAGAATTCAGGAAAGATATGCAAGGAGCCTTAATGTTGAATATGACGAGGAAGCAACAGATGTAGAACAGCAAGCTCTACTGCCTTCTGTTAGGGATCCCAAATTATGGATGGTGAAATGTGCG ATTGGCCGTGAAAGGGAGGTGGCTGTTTGTCTTATGCAGAAGTGCATAGATAGAGGACCTGAATTGCAAATCAGATCTGCCGTAGCACTTGATCACCTAAAAAATTTTATATACATAGAGGCAGATAAAGAGGCTCATGTGAAGGAG GCTATTAAGGGTATGCGCAATATATTTACGGGTAAAATAATGCTTGTCCCAATCAAGGAGATGACAGATGTTCTGTCAGTTGAAAGCAAAGCAATTGATATTTCTAGGGATACCTGGGTCAGATTGAAGATTGGTACTTATAAAGGGGATCTTGCGAAG GTTGTTGATGTGGACAATGTGCGGCAGAGAGCCACTGTGAAAGTAATTCCTAGGATTGATTTGCAGGCCCTGTCTAACAAATTG GAAGGGAGGGAAGTCCCCAAGAAGAAGGCATTTACTCCTCCTGCACGGTTTATGAATATTGATGAAGCTAG AGAGCTTCATATACGAGTTGAACGTAGAAGAGATCCAGCTACTGGtgattattttgaaaaaattgaagGGATGATGTTCAAGGACGGTTTCTTGTATAAAAATGTCTCATTAAAATCACTCAGCACTCAGAATGTTCAACCAACCTTTGATGAACTCGAAAAATTTAGGCAACCTGGTGAAACTGGGGATGGGGACATGTCAAGTTTGTCTACACTATTTGCAAACAGAAAGAAAGGTCATTTTATGAAGGGTGATAGGGTTATAGTTGTCAAGGGAGATCTTAGAAACTTGAAAGGATGGGTGGAGAAGGTCGAGGAAGATACTGTTCATATTAAACCAAATGAAAAGGGCCTTCCG AAAACCCTGGCTATTAGCGACAAAGACCTTTGTAAGTACTTTGAACCTGGAAACCATGTAAAGGTCGTGTCTGGTGCTACAGAGGGTGCAACCGGTATGGTTGTCTCAGTTGAAGGTCATGTGGTGAACTTAGTCTCAGACACAACAAAGGAACTT ATACGTGTCTTTGCGGACAATGTTGTGGAGAGCTCTGAAGTAACATCTGGTGTAACTAAGATTGGTGATTATGAGCTCCATGATCTTGTGGTGCTCGA TGACAATAGTTTTGGTGTTATTATACGAGTCGAGAGTGAAGCCTTTCAG GTTCTTAAGGGTGTTCCAGAGAGACCTGATGTCGCTCTTGCGAGGTTAAGAGAGATTAAATACAAGGTTGACAAGAAGATTTTTGCTAAAGATCGGTACAAGAATACACTGTCTGTGAAAGACGTTGTTAAAATTCTTGATGGTCCGTGTAAG GGAAAACAGGGTCCAGTTGAACATATCTACAAAGgagttttgtttatttatgatCGGCATCACCTTGAGCATGCTGGTTTTATTTGCGTAAAATCGGACTCTTGTATGATGGTTGGTGGATCACGGGCGAATGGTGAAAGGAAT GGCAATTCCTTGACATCAAAATTTTCGCATCTGAGAACTCCACCACGTGTTCCCCACTCCCCCATGAGACCACCTAGAGGTGGTTATGGTGGTCATAACAATT TCGGAGGAAGAGGAGGTGGAAGAGGCCATGATGCTTTAATAGGAGCCACTGTGAAAATTCGTCTTGGCCATTATAAAGGTTGCAAGGGACGTGTTAAAGATGTCAAAGGTACCACTGTTCGGATTGAATTAGAATCTCAGATGAAGGTTGTTGCAG TTGATCGTAGTCATATTTCGGATAATGTCAATGTTACGCCATCCAG GGAAACTTCCAGGTATGGTATGGGAAGTGAGACCCCGATGCATCCTTCTCGCACTCCTCTGCATCCATATATGACTCCTATGAGGGACTCTGGAG TAACTCCTTACCATGATGGTATGAGGACACCTATGCGTGACCGAGCATGGAATCCGTACACACCAATGAGTCCACCAAG GGACAATTGGGAAGATGGAAATCCTGGTTCTTGGGGCACAAGTCCACAATATCAG CCAGGAAGTCCTCCTTCACGAGCATATGAAGCACCTACACCTGGTTCTGGTTGGACAAATACCCCAAGTAACAATTACAATGAGGCAGGCACACCGAGAGATAGCGGATCTGCTTATG CAAATGCTCCAAGTCCTTACTTGCCCTCCACTCCTGGTGGACAACCTCCAATGACTCCAAGTTCTGCATATTTACCTGGGACACCTGGTGGGCAGCCGATGACACCTGGAAGTGGTGGCTTGGATATGATGTCGCCTGTCGTAG GTGCAGATAGTGAAGGGCCTTGGTTCCTACCCGGTATTTTGGTCAATGTTCGGAGGCCTGGTGATGACACTACTCCAGGAGTTATAAGAGAAGTGCTTCCG GATGGCTCGTCTAAGATAGCTCTTGGATCAAGCGGTAATGGTGATGTGGTGACTGCCCTTCCCAATGAAATTGAGGTAGTGCCACCAAGGAAGTTGGACAAGATTAAGATCATGGGAGGTGCGCACCGTGGGGCGACCGGGAAGCTTATTGGTATTGACGGTACTGATGGAATCGTGAAAGTTGACGACACACTGGACGTCAAGATCTTAGACATGGTATCATTGGCGAAACTAGTTCAAGCGTGA